From a single Drosophila sulfurigaster albostrigata strain 15112-1811.04 chromosome 3, ASM2355843v2, whole genome shotgun sequence genomic region:
- the LOC133840679 gene encoding probable E3 ubiquitin-protein ligase HERC4 isoform X1, translated as MELYCWGNTSHGQLGLGGIEDEQILTPRKIPWKPDSSVVQIACGHGHTLFLTTSGKVYACGSNDYSQLGHDLPTKRPRMCPFLEIPELQDYVISQIACGSRHSMALTDWGQVLSWGGNELGQLGHANNQANELPKIVRALLSKTVVQVACGKNHSMALTSGGEVYTWGSNQCGQLGVQSPHELYDSNRPMLLNSLLGIPVATIACGGNHSFVISKSAAVFGWGSNNCGQLGLNDETNRAYPTQLKTLRTLGVRFVACGDEFSVFLTNEGGVFTCGAGAYGQLGHGYNANEMLPRMVVELMGSTISQVTCGSRHTLALVPSRGRIYGFGLGSSGQLGTRGTKNLNLPQVVVGPWVSPSGSALLQSNAAQASVVIRQIFSGGDQSIVTTSYYVDKVPPTDCRIYLPKSQILKLTAEDTKQCTRFKEGDQSDLDLLHSMELIFKSQACINGSFLVDEDKHFACSSRNYGLDLKKAQLAFDNLRKVENESIKQVIWENLTKELIGSLVASPPDAESLRIYILLPLYHEFGNSKHYKTLHVPFAHAFINLTENPYKVLKKWWTDMPLEYFEQMVNNYLHVVMHIIRFKMGLEVIDYNHRDQHYGRMVMPRNADLDIVLLMLYKLTTINELREDRLNYQHFQLPDLTDYVDVQREYLYWVLSDSSQPFNICRFPFLFDASAKTSLLQADQALQMQSAIANSMNNIMTLLQYGHNSQFIVLNVTRENIVQDSLRELQRYSQRDLKKPLRIKFHGEEAEDAGGVRKEFFMLLLKDLIDPKYGMFKEFEDSRVMWFADVSFETENMYFLIGVLCGLAIYNFIIINLPFPLALYKKLLEKPVNLSDLREMSPAEANSLQSLLDYEGDDFKDTFDLTFEITRDIFGEPETKPLKPNGGQIAVTIENRQEFVDLYVDFIFNESVEVHYRAFHKGFMKVCSGNVMTLFHPEELMAVVTGNEEYDWQALEDNCDYKEGYTSADETVQWFWEVFHDLTDADKKKFLLYLTGSDRIPIQGMKAIKIIIQPTQNERSLPVAHTCFNLLDLPRYKTKERLKYKLLQAIQQTQGFSLV; from the exons ATGGAATTGTACTGCTGGGGCAACACATCCCATGGCCAATTGGGTCTGGGCGGCATTGAGGATGAACAG ATATTGACGCCCAGAAAAATACCGTGGAAACCGGATTCGTCGGTGGTACAGATTGCATGCGGTCATGGTCATACGCTCTTCCTGACGACCAGCGGAAAGGTTTATGCTTGCGGCAGCAATGATTACTCGCAGCTAGGACACGATCTGCCCACCAAAAGGCCACGTATGTGCCCATTTC tGGAAATTCCCGAACTACAGGATTATGTGATAAGTCAGATTGCCTGCGGCAGTCGACACTCGATGGCTCTAACCGATTGGGGTCAGGTGCTCAGCTGGGGTGGCAACGAGTTGGGTCAGCTGGGGCATGCCAACAATCAGGCCAACGAGCTGCCCAAAATTGTGCGTGCTCTGCTCTCCAAGACTGTCGTCCAAGTGGCGTGTGGCAAGAATCATAGCATGGCGTTAACCAGCG GTGGCGAGGTCTATACATGGGGTTCCAATCAGTGTGGTCAACTAGGTGTGCAGTCACCCCATGAGCTATACGACTCCAATCGTCCCATGCTGTTGAACTCATTGCTGGGCATTCCAGTTGCAACAATTGCCTGTGGCGGCAATCACTCGTTTGTCATCTCCAAGTCCGCCGCTGTCTTCGGTTGGGGCAGTAATAATTGCGGCCAACTGGGACTCAATGATGAGACGAATCGTGCTTATCCCACACAGCTGAAAACTCTGCGCACGCTTGGCGTGCGTTTTGTTGCCTGTGGCGATGAGTTCTCCGTCTTCTTGACCAACGAGGGAGGCGTTTTCACTTGCGGCGCTGGAGCATATGGACAGCTGGGACATGGCTACAATGCCAACGAGATGCTGCCGCGCATGGTGGTCGAGCTCATGGGCAGCACCATTTCACAGGTGACCTGCGGCAGTCGTCACACGCTGGCATTGGTGCCATCGCGGGGCCGCATCTATGGCTTCGGTTTGGGCAGCTCGGGGCAGCTGGGAACACGTGGCACCAAGAACTTGAACCTGCCACAGGTTGTGGTTGGTCCTTGGGTGTCGCCCAGTGGCTCTGCATTGCTGCAATCGAATGCTGCTCAGGCTTCGGTGGTCATTCGTCAGATCTTCTCGGGCGGTGATCAATCGATTGTGACCACATCGTACTACGTGGACAAAGTGCCGCCCACCGACTGTCGCATTTACCT ACCCAAATCACAGATTCTGAAGCTGACGGCGGAGGACACAAAACAATGCACTCGCTTCAAGGAGGGCGATCAAAGCGATCTTGATCTACTGCACTCCATGGAGCTGATCTTTAAGAGTCAGGCCTGTATTAATGGTTCGTTTTTAGTGGATGAGGACAAGCATTTCGCCTGCTCGTCACGCAACTATGGCTTGGATCTGAAGAAAGCTCAACTGGCGTTCGACAATTTACGCAAAGTGGAAAATGAGAGCATCAAGCAAGTG ATCTGGGAGAACCTGACGAAGGAGTTGATAGGCTCGTTGGTCGCCTCGCCGCCGGATGCGGAAAGCTTGCGTATCTATATATTACTGCCACTCTATCATGAGTTTGGTAATTCCAAGCACTACAAGACACTGCACGTTCCCTTTGCCCATGCCTTCATCAATCTGACGGAGAATCCATACAAGGTGCTCAAGAAATGGTGGACTGATATGCCTCTCGAGTATTTTGAGCAAATGGTGAACAATTATCTTCACGTTGTGATGCACATCATTCGCTTTAAGATGGGTCTCGAGGTCATCGATTACAATCATCGCGATCAGCATTATGGCAGAATG GTCATGCCACGCAATGCAGATTTGGATATAGTGCTGCTCATGCTGTATAAGCTGACGACCATTAACGAATTACGTGAAGATCGTCTCAACTATCAACACTTTCAGTTGCCGGATCTGACCGATTATGTGGATGTGCAGCGAGAATATCTATACTGGGTATTGTCGGATTCGTCACAGCCATTCAACATCTGTCGTTTTCCATTCCTATTCGATGCGTCTGCCAAGACGTCGCTGCTGCAAGCTGATCAAGCGCTTCAAATGCAATCCGCCATTGCGAACTCGATGAAT AATATCATGACACTGCTTCAGTACGGACATAATTCTCAGTTTATTGTCTTGAATGTGACACGAGAGAATATCGTGCAAGACTCTTTGCGTGAACTGCAACGCTACAGTCAAAGGGATCTCAAAAAACCGCTGCGAATCAAGTTTCACGGCGAGGAAGCCGAAGATGCCGGCGGTGTCCGTAAGGAGTTctttatgctgctgctgaaggaTCTCATTGATCCCAAGTACGGCATGTTCAAAGAGTTCGAAGACTCTCGTGTCATGTGGTTTGCGGACGTGAGCTTCGAAACGGAGAACATGTACTTCCTCATCGGTGTTCTTTGTGGCTTGGCCATCTACAATTTCATCATTATCAACCTGCCTTTTCCACTGGCTCTCTATAAGAAGCTTCTGGAGAAACCTGTCAATTTAAGCGATTTACGTGAGATGTCGCCTGCAGAGGCGAATTCCTTGCAATCCCTGCTCGATTATGAGGGTGATGACTTTAAGGACACATTCGATTTGACATTTGAGATAACGCGCGACATTTTCGGCGAGCCAGAAACAAAACCTCTGAAGCCTAATGGCGGTCAGATTGCCGTCACAATTGAGAACAGGCAGGAGTTTGTTGATCTCTATGTGGATTTCATATTTAACGAATCCGTTGAGGTGCATTATCGTGCCTTTCACAAGGGTTTCATGAAGGTCTGTTCAGGCAATGTTATGACTCTCTTCCACCCAGAGGAACTGATGGCCGTTGTCACTGGGAACGAGGAATACGATTGGCAGGCACTGGAGGATAATTGTGATTACAAGGAAGGCTACACGTCCGCCGATGAAACGGTGCAATGGTTTTGGGAAGTCTTTCACGATCTGACCGACGCTGACAAGAAGAAATTCCTGCTGTATTTGACAGGCTCAGATCGCATACCCATTCAGGGTATGAAAGCCATCAag ATTATAATACAACCCACCCAAAACGAACGCAGCCTTCCCGTTGCCCACACATGCTTCAA
- the LOC133840687 gene encoding lipid droplet-associated hydrolase: MQEAFVNINNIPTHIITWGKWIEESLNDTKELVICITGNPGLPGFYTEFGDALRKELGSSGQNLPVWVIGHAGHDDPPAASIREVPQLSGNQELFNLDGQITHKIEFIKKYVPRDVKIHLIGHSIGAWMILQLLQEQEIRQRVKKCYMLFPTIERMMESPNGWLFTKIAMPLYSVFGYVFFTFFNVLPVWLRILLIQIYFLIFSIPKQFTGTALKYTKASVAEKVVFLADDEMARVRGLQRELVQENLGLLTFYYGTTDGWVPVSYYEQLKQKFPQVDAKLDSKKIAHAFVLRHSKPMATIVSNMIQQNVQSN; the protein is encoded by the exons ATGCAGGAAGCGtttgtaaacataaataatatacccaCGCACATTATAACGTGGGGCAAATGGATTGAAGAGTCGCTCAACGATACCAAGGAATTGGTTATTTGCATAACAGGTAATCCGGGATTACCTGGATTCTACACAGAGTTTGGCGATGCACTGCGAAAGGAGCTGGGCTCCAGTGGACAAAATTTACCAGTGTGGGTGATAG GTCACGCTGGCCATGATGATCCTCCCGCCGCCAGCATACGCGAAGTGCCCCAACTGAGTGGCAATCAAGAGCTGTTCAATTTGGACGGTCAAATTACGCACAAAATCGAGTTCATTAAGAAGTATGTGCCGCGTGATGTGAAAATACATTTGATTGGTCACTCGATTGGCGCCTGGATGATACTCCAGCTGCTGCAGGAGCAGGAGATAAGGCAGCGAGTCAAAAAGTGTTACATGCTTTTCCCCACCATCGAACGCATGATGGAATCACCCAATGGCTGGCTCTTCACCAAGATCGCTATGCCGTTATATTCCGTCTTTGGTTACGTGTTTTTCACGTTTTTCAATGTGCTCCCCGTTTGGTTACGAATCCTGCTCATTCAAATCTATTTCCTCATCTTTTCCATTCCCAAACAATTCACGGGCACGGCTCTAAAGTACACCAAGGCATCGGTGGCCGAGAAAGTTGTCTTCTTGGCCGACGATGAAATGGCCCGAGTCCGTGGTTTACAACGCGAGCTGGTGCAGGAGAATTTAGGGCTGTTAACGTTCTATTATGGCACCACAGATGGCTGGGTGCCTGTGTCCTACTATGAGCAACTGAAGCAGAAATTTCCCCAGGTGGATGCAAAGCTAGACAGCAAGAAGATTGCTCACGCCTTTGTGCTGCGTCATTCCAAACCGATGGCCACTATTGTCAGCAACATGATACAGCAAAATGTGCAATCCAACTGA
- the LOC133840679 gene encoding probable E3 ubiquitin-protein ligase HERC4 isoform X2 has translation MELYCWGNTSHGQLGLGGIEDEQILTPRKIPWKPDSSVVQIACGHGHTLFLTTSGKVYACGSNDYSQLGHDLPTKRPLEIPELQDYVISQIACGSRHSMALTDWGQVLSWGGNELGQLGHANNQANELPKIVRALLSKTVVQVACGKNHSMALTSGGEVYTWGSNQCGQLGVQSPHELYDSNRPMLLNSLLGIPVATIACGGNHSFVISKSAAVFGWGSNNCGQLGLNDETNRAYPTQLKTLRTLGVRFVACGDEFSVFLTNEGGVFTCGAGAYGQLGHGYNANEMLPRMVVELMGSTISQVTCGSRHTLALVPSRGRIYGFGLGSSGQLGTRGTKNLNLPQVVVGPWVSPSGSALLQSNAAQASVVIRQIFSGGDQSIVTTSYYVDKVPPTDCRIYLPKSQILKLTAEDTKQCTRFKEGDQSDLDLLHSMELIFKSQACINGSFLVDEDKHFACSSRNYGLDLKKAQLAFDNLRKVENESIKQVIWENLTKELIGSLVASPPDAESLRIYILLPLYHEFGNSKHYKTLHVPFAHAFINLTENPYKVLKKWWTDMPLEYFEQMVNNYLHVVMHIIRFKMGLEVIDYNHRDQHYGRMVMPRNADLDIVLLMLYKLTTINELREDRLNYQHFQLPDLTDYVDVQREYLYWVLSDSSQPFNICRFPFLFDASAKTSLLQADQALQMQSAIANSMNNIMTLLQYGHNSQFIVLNVTRENIVQDSLRELQRYSQRDLKKPLRIKFHGEEAEDAGGVRKEFFMLLLKDLIDPKYGMFKEFEDSRVMWFADVSFETENMYFLIGVLCGLAIYNFIIINLPFPLALYKKLLEKPVNLSDLREMSPAEANSLQSLLDYEGDDFKDTFDLTFEITRDIFGEPETKPLKPNGGQIAVTIENRQEFVDLYVDFIFNESVEVHYRAFHKGFMKVCSGNVMTLFHPEELMAVVTGNEEYDWQALEDNCDYKEGYTSADETVQWFWEVFHDLTDADKKKFLLYLTGSDRIPIQGMKAIKIIIQPTQNERSLPVAHTCFNLLDLPRYKTKERLKYKLLQAIQQTQGFSLV, from the exons ATGGAATTGTACTGCTGGGGCAACACATCCCATGGCCAATTGGGTCTGGGCGGCATTGAGGATGAACAG ATATTGACGCCCAGAAAAATACCGTGGAAACCGGATTCGTCGGTGGTACAGATTGCATGCGGTCATGGTCATACGCTCTTCCTGACGACCAGCGGAAAGGTTTATGCTTGCGGCAGCAATGATTACTCGCAGCTAGGACACGATCTGCCCACCAAAAGGCCAC tGGAAATTCCCGAACTACAGGATTATGTGATAAGTCAGATTGCCTGCGGCAGTCGACACTCGATGGCTCTAACCGATTGGGGTCAGGTGCTCAGCTGGGGTGGCAACGAGTTGGGTCAGCTGGGGCATGCCAACAATCAGGCCAACGAGCTGCCCAAAATTGTGCGTGCTCTGCTCTCCAAGACTGTCGTCCAAGTGGCGTGTGGCAAGAATCATAGCATGGCGTTAACCAGCG GTGGCGAGGTCTATACATGGGGTTCCAATCAGTGTGGTCAACTAGGTGTGCAGTCACCCCATGAGCTATACGACTCCAATCGTCCCATGCTGTTGAACTCATTGCTGGGCATTCCAGTTGCAACAATTGCCTGTGGCGGCAATCACTCGTTTGTCATCTCCAAGTCCGCCGCTGTCTTCGGTTGGGGCAGTAATAATTGCGGCCAACTGGGACTCAATGATGAGACGAATCGTGCTTATCCCACACAGCTGAAAACTCTGCGCACGCTTGGCGTGCGTTTTGTTGCCTGTGGCGATGAGTTCTCCGTCTTCTTGACCAACGAGGGAGGCGTTTTCACTTGCGGCGCTGGAGCATATGGACAGCTGGGACATGGCTACAATGCCAACGAGATGCTGCCGCGCATGGTGGTCGAGCTCATGGGCAGCACCATTTCACAGGTGACCTGCGGCAGTCGTCACACGCTGGCATTGGTGCCATCGCGGGGCCGCATCTATGGCTTCGGTTTGGGCAGCTCGGGGCAGCTGGGAACACGTGGCACCAAGAACTTGAACCTGCCACAGGTTGTGGTTGGTCCTTGGGTGTCGCCCAGTGGCTCTGCATTGCTGCAATCGAATGCTGCTCAGGCTTCGGTGGTCATTCGTCAGATCTTCTCGGGCGGTGATCAATCGATTGTGACCACATCGTACTACGTGGACAAAGTGCCGCCCACCGACTGTCGCATTTACCT ACCCAAATCACAGATTCTGAAGCTGACGGCGGAGGACACAAAACAATGCACTCGCTTCAAGGAGGGCGATCAAAGCGATCTTGATCTACTGCACTCCATGGAGCTGATCTTTAAGAGTCAGGCCTGTATTAATGGTTCGTTTTTAGTGGATGAGGACAAGCATTTCGCCTGCTCGTCACGCAACTATGGCTTGGATCTGAAGAAAGCTCAACTGGCGTTCGACAATTTACGCAAAGTGGAAAATGAGAGCATCAAGCAAGTG ATCTGGGAGAACCTGACGAAGGAGTTGATAGGCTCGTTGGTCGCCTCGCCGCCGGATGCGGAAAGCTTGCGTATCTATATATTACTGCCACTCTATCATGAGTTTGGTAATTCCAAGCACTACAAGACACTGCACGTTCCCTTTGCCCATGCCTTCATCAATCTGACGGAGAATCCATACAAGGTGCTCAAGAAATGGTGGACTGATATGCCTCTCGAGTATTTTGAGCAAATGGTGAACAATTATCTTCACGTTGTGATGCACATCATTCGCTTTAAGATGGGTCTCGAGGTCATCGATTACAATCATCGCGATCAGCATTATGGCAGAATG GTCATGCCACGCAATGCAGATTTGGATATAGTGCTGCTCATGCTGTATAAGCTGACGACCATTAACGAATTACGTGAAGATCGTCTCAACTATCAACACTTTCAGTTGCCGGATCTGACCGATTATGTGGATGTGCAGCGAGAATATCTATACTGGGTATTGTCGGATTCGTCACAGCCATTCAACATCTGTCGTTTTCCATTCCTATTCGATGCGTCTGCCAAGACGTCGCTGCTGCAAGCTGATCAAGCGCTTCAAATGCAATCCGCCATTGCGAACTCGATGAAT AATATCATGACACTGCTTCAGTACGGACATAATTCTCAGTTTATTGTCTTGAATGTGACACGAGAGAATATCGTGCAAGACTCTTTGCGTGAACTGCAACGCTACAGTCAAAGGGATCTCAAAAAACCGCTGCGAATCAAGTTTCACGGCGAGGAAGCCGAAGATGCCGGCGGTGTCCGTAAGGAGTTctttatgctgctgctgaaggaTCTCATTGATCCCAAGTACGGCATGTTCAAAGAGTTCGAAGACTCTCGTGTCATGTGGTTTGCGGACGTGAGCTTCGAAACGGAGAACATGTACTTCCTCATCGGTGTTCTTTGTGGCTTGGCCATCTACAATTTCATCATTATCAACCTGCCTTTTCCACTGGCTCTCTATAAGAAGCTTCTGGAGAAACCTGTCAATTTAAGCGATTTACGTGAGATGTCGCCTGCAGAGGCGAATTCCTTGCAATCCCTGCTCGATTATGAGGGTGATGACTTTAAGGACACATTCGATTTGACATTTGAGATAACGCGCGACATTTTCGGCGAGCCAGAAACAAAACCTCTGAAGCCTAATGGCGGTCAGATTGCCGTCACAATTGAGAACAGGCAGGAGTTTGTTGATCTCTATGTGGATTTCATATTTAACGAATCCGTTGAGGTGCATTATCGTGCCTTTCACAAGGGTTTCATGAAGGTCTGTTCAGGCAATGTTATGACTCTCTTCCACCCAGAGGAACTGATGGCCGTTGTCACTGGGAACGAGGAATACGATTGGCAGGCACTGGAGGATAATTGTGATTACAAGGAAGGCTACACGTCCGCCGATGAAACGGTGCAATGGTTTTGGGAAGTCTTTCACGATCTGACCGACGCTGACAAGAAGAAATTCCTGCTGTATTTGACAGGCTCAGATCGCATACCCATTCAGGGTATGAAAGCCATCAag ATTATAATACAACCCACCCAAAACGAACGCAGCCTTCCCGTTGCCCACACATGCTTCAA